In bacterium, the genomic stretch AGAATTGTTCTTCGACCAGGGCCTTCTGCTCCTCGGCGGTGAGCTTGCGGAAGTGATGGAGGCGGCGACGCAGCTTGTCCTGCTCCGATCTTTCGAGCCCCTGCCATTGCTTCAGCTGGCGTCGGAACTGGCGCCGCCGGGGCGGTGACATCTCTGCCATGCGTTCGCGCATCGCTCGGCGATGCTGGCCATCTGCTCTGGCATCGTTCCGGCGGATCCGGCGCTCCATGCGCTGGGTGAACGCCGTTCGCTCACCTTCACTCATCCCCTTCCAGCGTTCGAAGAATTCCGCACGCCGACGGGGCGGCATGTTGCGCAGGCGTCGAATCGCACCGCGACGCTGCTCTTCTGGAAGACCGGCGATCCACGAACGCAATGACAGCGGCGCGTCACGGCGCACTTCTTCGGGCGTCGGGCGATGGGGCTCTTCGGCACGCGCCGGAGACGCCAGCAGGAGCAGCCCGCAGACCGCCGAAGCAAGCAAGCTGCGCGTCGCCCGTTTCACCCGCGGCCTTCGTCCGGCTCGAGCGCTTCAAGCGCGGCCAGCCACTCGAGCACCTCGACGACGGCGACATCTTCCGGATCGAGTTCGCCGTCGAAGTCCTCGCCAATCTCCTCGGGAGCCAGAAGATCCGGAAGATCTTCCTCCGGGGCGGCCTCGTGAATCGACCCATCTGCCACCTGGCGGTCGCTGGCAGGATCAGGCTCCACCGTGGTCGACGGGGAAGGAGCCGGTGCCACAGGCGCCGGTTGCTCGGCAACGAGAGAGGATTCCTCTCCAGCGCGGGGAAGGATCAGCCAAGCCAGGAGGGCCGCAGCAGCGACTGCCGCCGCCATCGCCAGAACACGGCTTCGGCGGCGCGGTGCACGAACTCCGGGCGCGGCGGCGGCTCCAACGGTCTGCGCACGTGGCGACGCCACATCGGTCGCGATCCGCTCCCGCAAGCGAGCCTGCGCTCCCGCAGGAACGGCAGGAGTGGGCACCGCAGCCAGGGCTGCGTCCACGCTCTCGAGTTCGGCGAGCCTGCGCGCCAGCTCGGGAGATGCAGCGATGGCCTCGCGCATGCGGGCCTCGTCCTCGGCCGACAGCTCACCGTCGAGATAGGCGGAGAGCTGAGCTTCGAATTCGGCGTTCATGCCACGCCTCCCTTGGTTTCGCCCGGCCCGACTTGCCCGGAGGCCGCACTGCTCAACCGGCGCACCAACGTCGTGCGACCCCGGTGCACCAATGCCTTCACCGATTTCTCACTCGTTCCCAGAGCCTCCGCAACCTCGGCGTAGGACATGCCTTCGACGGACGCGAGCCACAGGGCCGCGCGCTGGCGCTCGGGGAGCTCGGCCAGGGCCACCTCGACCGCGTCGCCCTGGCGCCGCGCCTCGACGACATCATCCGTTGCGGGCGCGGTGCTCACCAACACGAGCGGAGCGAAGTCACCCTCCGCATCCTCCCCGGTGCTCTCATGGTGACTCCGTCTGAAAGGCCGACGCAGCTCGTTGCGTGCCACGTTGCCCGCGATCGTATACAGCCAGGTCGAGAAACGCGCCTCCGGGCGGTAGCGCTCCTTCGCGCGATGCACGCGCAAGAAGCTTTCTTGAAGCAGCTCCTCGGCCACGGCGGAATCCTTCACCATGCGTTCCAGAAAGCGGAGCAGGCGCCCGGCCCAGCGATCGAACAGGGCATCGAAGGCGGCTTCGTCGCCACCTGCGAAAGCCAGCATCAGCTGGACATCCTCATCCACCGCCTCCGGCAAGCTCGTCTCCACTCCAGGTCTACAACCCGCCTCGACCCTCCGAGTTGCGCAGTGAAGTGGGCGGCTTGGCTCCCGACTCAATCATTCGCCCCCGGGGGATCATCCAGGAAAGCGAGGACCGCGGCGTTGAAGGCTTCGGTCTCCTCGATGTTGACGCAGTGGCCGGCGTCCGGGATGACGACGTGCTTCGAGCGCGGGAGCTTGGCCGTCATCACCTCGGCTGCAGCCTGGTAGGCAGCGTCGAGGCTCCCTACCAGGATCAATGCGGGAATCTGGATATCCGCGAGTCGATCCAGGGTCGAGGTCGCCGGACCGGCCACTCCACGGCCGAAGTGCGCCACACCGACAGGATCCTGGGCTTCGATCGCGCGGCCCGCGGACTGGGCGGCGGGCAGTTCCGGGCGGAGACCGATCGAGTTGGGTGCGGCGCGTCCGCTCGTATAGCCCCCGAAGCCCACGCGTTTGAGACGGCCGGCGATCCGGTCCACCTGAGCCTCCCAGCCGGCCTGGGCCTTGGGCTTCTTGAAACCGGGCCCGCTGGCGATCAACAACAGCGCACGCACCCGTTCCGGATGGGCCAGGGCAAGATGCTGCGAAGCGAGACCACCGAACGAAAGCCCGCCCACGACCGCCGGTTCGTTGGGTGCTGCCCACGCCAGCACCCGACCGAGATCGTCCACCACCTGCTCCATCGAGTAGGCGGCCTCGTTCTCGGGTACCTCGCTCTTGCCATGGCCACGGTAGTCCCACAAGACGACGCGGTAGCCAGCCGCCACGAAGGGCTCGACCTGAGGACGAAAATTCTCGTGGGTCTGGCAATAGCCGGGCGAGAGCACGAGCGGCGTCCCGACGCCTGTCGCCTCCGCGTAGAGGCGCACGCCGTCGCTCGCGATTACTTCCGCCACGTTGGCCTGGCTTGCATCTAGTGAACCTCCATCAGGCCC encodes the following:
- a CDS encoding DUF3106 domain-containing protein, with product MKRATRSLLASAVCGLLLLASPARAEEPHRPTPEEVRRDAPLSLRSWIAGLPEEQRRGAIRRLRNMPPRRRAEFFERWKGMSEGERTAFTQRMERRIRRNDARADGQHRRAMRERMAEMSPPRRRQFRRQLKQWQGLERSEQDKLRRRLHHFRKLTAEEQKALVEEQFSSRSTEERAGILEGLRAASSALD
- a CDS encoding sigma-70 family RNA polymerase sigma factor, whose translation is MPEAVDEDVQLMLAFAGGDEAAFDALFDRWAGRLLRFLERMVKDSAVAEELLQESFLRVHRAKERYRPEARFSTWLYTIAGNVARNELRRPFRRSHHESTGEDAEGDFAPLVLVSTAPATDDVVEARRQGDAVEVALAELPERQRAALWLASVEGMSYAEVAEALGTSEKSVKALVHRGRTTLVRRLSSAASGQVGPGETKGGVA
- a CDS encoding alpha/beta fold hydrolase, with translation MAEVIASDGVRLYAEATGVGTPLVLSPGYCQTHENFRPQVEPFVAAGYRVVLWDYRGHGKSEVPENEAAYSMEQVVDDLGRVLAWAAPNEPAVVGGLSFGGLASQHLALAHPERVRALLLIASGPGFKKPKAQAGWEAQVDRIAGRLKRVGFGGYTSGRAAPNSIGLRPELPAAQSAGRAIEAQDPVGVAHFGRGVAGPATSTLDRLADIQIPALILVGSLDAAYQAAAEVMTAKLPRSKHVVIPDAGHCVNIEETEAFNAAVLAFLDDPPGAND